Proteins encoded in a region of the Clupea harengus unplaced genomic scaffold, Ch_v2.0.2, whole genome shotgun sequence genome:
- the LOC122129091 gene encoding receptor-type tyrosine-protein phosphatase eta-like, translating into MNKLKLLRQCGGDSQAVKPSSGAKQCSNKQPTNTAALRRENAAQDGSRQTQQSVGRTGTFIAIDRIIFQIERESIADVFGITYEMRMHRPLMVQTEDQYVFLNQCALDVIKSRMGTNVDLIYQNTGAMDIYENLKPNLP; encoded by the exons ATGAATAAACTAAAATTGCTCCGACAGTGTG GCGGTGACAGTCAGGCAGTGAAACCAAGCAGTGGAGCCAAGCAGTGTAGCAACAAGCAGCCCACAAATACAGCAGCGTTGCGTCGTGAGAATGCAGCACAAGATGGTAGCAGACAAACGCAGCAAAGCGTGGGTCGTACAGGAACCTTCATCGCCATTGATCGCATCATCTTCCAGATCGAACGTGAAAGCATAGCGGATGTGTTTGGCATCACCTATGAAATGCGTATGCACCGGCCGCTCATGGTCCAGACAGAG GACCAGTATGTGTTTCTTAACCAATGTGCTTTGGACGTCATAAAGTCAAGGATGGGCACCAATGTGGACCTGATTTACCAAAACACAGGAGCAATGGACATTTACGAAAACCTTAAGCCTAACTTACCATAA
- the LOC122129087 gene encoding receptor-type tyrosine-protein phosphatase eta-like isoform X1, with protein MVTVLSGGVNQTGTFIAIDRIIFQIEREGMVDVSGIVSDMRMHRPFMVKTKCHYVFLNQCALDVIRSKMGTNENLTYQKTEATHIYEAI; from the exons aTGGTAACTGTCCTCAGTGGTGGAGTGAATCAGACAGGAACCTTCATTGCCATCGATCGCATTATCTTCCAGATTGAGCGTGAAGGCATGGTGGATGTGTCTGGAATCGTCTCTGACATGCGTATGCACCGGCCATTCATGGTGAAGACAAAG TGCCATTATGTGTTCCTGAACCAATGTGCTTTGGACGTCATAAGGTCAAAGATGGGCACCAATGAGAATCTGACCTACCAAAAAACAGAAGCAACCCACATTTATGAAGCTATTTAG
- the LOC122129087 gene encoding receptor-type tyrosine-protein phosphatase eta-like isoform X2 translates to MNLRQLLTRIGHWTLIYTCFSIKIEREGMVDVSGIVSDMRMHRPFMVKTKCHYVFLNQCALDVIRSKMGTNENLTYQKTEATHIYEAI, encoded by the exons ATGAACTTACGGCAGCTCCTCACACGCATCGGGCATTGGACCCTGATATACACCTGCTTCTCCATCAAG ATTGAGCGTGAAGGCATGGTGGATGTGTCTGGAATCGTCTCTGACATGCGTATGCACCGGCCATTCATGGTGAAGACAAAG TGCCATTATGTGTTCCTGAACCAATGTGCTTTGGACGTCATAAGGTCAAAGATGGGCACCAATGAGAATCTGACCTACCAAAAAACAGAAGCAACCCACATTTATGAAGCTATTTAG